The region TGCATCGCGAGGACCAGCGCCACCGCATCGTCCACGCCCGGGTCGGTGTCGATGATCAGCGGGATGCGCGGCATCGGGTCGTGCTCTCCTTCGTCCGGTTCGCACTCCCCGGGAACTTTATGGCAGCACGGGAGACGGCCGCGGAGCGGTCGGCGGGACCGGGCGGATCAGGTCGGCAAGTCGGGCCCGGCGTCACCCCGCCATTCGCCGCTCACACCGGAGTCGGGCCCGCCTTCCTTCGGCCGCCCCTCCTTCTCGGACTCCTCGGTCTCGCCACCGTCCCCCTCGTCCCCGGCGACGGCGAGGGCGTCGACGTGGTCCTCGTGCAGCGGGGACGCCGGTTCCGGCTCGGTCGGGTCATCGGCCATGGCCGGGATTCTGCTCGCCCGGAACGCGCCGCCAACCGGCCTCCTCCGGACGGGACCCGGCCTGGCGGACCGAGCGGACCGGCCGCGGTTGGCCGTCCCATGACGGTGCGCACGCGGGCCGGCGTTCCCAGGATGTCGGGCGTGGAGCGCGACGACGTGGGACCGGGTGTGCGCGGGGAGGTGGCGGGCCTCGGACGTCCGATCGCCTACCTCGCCCTCGCCGAGGGCACTCCCGTCCTCGACCCGGACCGTCGCCGGGTCGGGGTGGTCGACCACGTGGTCGCCGACGTCGACCTCGACCTCTTTCACGGTGTCGTCGTGCACACGCACCCGCTGCCCGGAGCGCACCGCTACGCCGATCGCGACCAGATCGCCGGGCTCCACGAGCGCGCGGTGCTGCTGGCGGTCGGGGTCGACGACCTGCACGAGCCCACCGAACCCGGTCCTCCGCCCCGGGACGACCACCCCCGCGGGCCCGAGACCCCGCTCGAGGCCGGGCTGCGCCGCGCCTGGGACTGGATCACCGGCCGGCGCTGACGCAGGAGGAGCCCGATGGACCATCAGCAGTTCCTGACCATGGTCGCCCAGATCGCCGAGGTCGACCCGGACACCGCCGAGCGCGCGTCCGAGGCCGTCCTCACGGTGCTGGGACGGCACGTGACCCGCGGCGAGGCCGCCGACGTGCTGCGGCGCCTCCCTCCGGAGCTGCAGGCGTTCGCCTGGTCGCCCGGCAGCCCGGAGTCCTTCCCGCCGGAGGAGTTCCTGCGCCGGGTCGGCGAGCAGGAGGGCACCGATCCGGTCACCGCCGAGCGGCACACCCGGGCCGTGTTCATCGCGTTGCGGCAGGCCATCGGCGACGACGAGTACGCCGACGTCCGCGCCCAGCTCGGGAGGCACTACGACGCCCTGCTGGACGCGGAGACGTTCGTGCCGTCCGTCGACGCCGTGGTCCGCGCGGTCGCCGCGAAGAGCGGGCTCGACCAGGACGCCGCGCGGAGGCTGACCGAGGCGGTGCTCGAGACGCTCGCGGAACGCATCGCCCCCGGCGACTCCGACGACCTCGCGACCCGGCTGCCGGTGGCCCTGCACCCCCCGCTGCACCGCGGCCGCGACGCCGACGACCAGTCCCGCCGGATGGGACTCGAAGAGTTCGTCCAGCGCGTCGCCCGGCGGGCCGACCTGCCGCTGGGCGTCGCGGTACGCCTCACCCCTGCGGTGTTCGCCGTGCTGCGCACC is a window of Pseudonocardia sp. T1-2H DNA encoding:
- a CDS encoding DUF2267 domain-containing protein, coding for MDHQQFLTMVAQIAEVDPDTAERASEAVLTVLGRHVTRGEAADVLRRLPPELQAFAWSPGSPESFPPEEFLRRVGEQEGTDPVTAERHTRAVFIALRQAIGDDEYADVRAQLGRHYDALLDAETFVPSVDAVVRAVAAKSGLDQDAARRLTEAVLETLAERIAPGDSDDLATRLPVALHPPLHRGRDADDQSRRMGLEEFVQRVARRADLPLGVAVRLTPAVFAVLRTIVGDEFFDITVQLPDDYRPLLGTARTG
- a CDS encoding PRC-barrel domain containing protein — its product is MERDDVGPGVRGEVAGLGRPIAYLALAEGTPVLDPDRRRVGVVDHVVADVDLDLFHGVVVHTHPLPGAHRYADRDQIAGLHERAVLLAVGVDDLHEPTEPGPPPRDDHPRGPETPLEAGLRRAWDWITGRR